One segment of Paraburkholderia caribensis DNA contains the following:
- a CDS encoding VTT domain-containing protein → MEHAYVQLLHLLAGHTAWTLVVVFLAAFLEAVAIIGTFVPGSTAMFIAGALVGTGTLNLGWLFASAIAGAVAGDGMSYWFGRRYKDRISRLWPFSTHPGLLESGQKYFDKHGAKSVVFARFAAPLRAIIPVIAGMLEMPPMRFYAMNVLSALLWAPAHILPGVVFGASIQLAGAVSFRLVAALAIVVAIVWLCFWVMRVVVSHARAWAGASRSGLVAWARDHEAPYGKLVYRIVDPERAAIGLLVGISVFVLVCAGIFFGVMQDVVSGDPLVQVDMSFYRFLQSAQAPWISEALARASTLGSIPTLAALVIASTIMIAFEKRWRMLIYWLIAVIFSQVLIFAIQVIVPHAPPAAALSDLYAFPSNHVAASVTVYGFLAFVVARRVNMLTGIAVTALASLIVIAIAFAGLYSGRFAFSDAVGGAAFAAVWVAVVALTAVWRHPEAPPSREYMPAVLLVVLCASVGLQIAVGHQPDAEPQVRQRPPVVVTQAQWTDSLWKQFPCYRSDMKGDRREPITVQWTADRQQIVAQLSSRGWLEGTRFNVRSLFSLVSPDVPVMDLPVLPKLNDGEPSTLVFSRQRTRTDERDVLRFWRTGYAVARRNGAAPTPIWLGSLVHERLLRPSWPFNVLRTDRQLDPLISPKSVNGEWRELELSSSMGCTDIPVTLIASIER, encoded by the coding sequence ATGGAGCACGCGTACGTCCAGCTTCTGCACCTGCTTGCAGGCCACACTGCGTGGACGCTGGTCGTGGTTTTTCTTGCTGCGTTTCTCGAAGCCGTCGCGATCATCGGCACCTTCGTGCCGGGCAGCACGGCGATGTTCATCGCGGGCGCGCTGGTCGGCACGGGCACGCTGAATCTCGGCTGGCTCTTCGCGAGCGCGATTGCAGGCGCTGTGGCGGGTGACGGCATGAGCTACTGGTTCGGCCGCCGTTATAAAGACAGGATCAGCAGGCTCTGGCCGTTCAGCACGCACCCGGGGCTGCTCGAGAGCGGCCAGAAGTATTTCGACAAACATGGCGCGAAGAGCGTCGTGTTTGCGCGTTTCGCCGCACCGCTGCGCGCGATCATCCCGGTGATCGCGGGCATGCTCGAAATGCCGCCCATGCGCTTCTACGCGATGAACGTGCTGTCCGCGTTGTTGTGGGCGCCCGCGCATATTCTTCCGGGCGTCGTATTCGGCGCCTCGATCCAGCTGGCGGGTGCCGTGTCCTTCCGTCTCGTCGCGGCGCTGGCAATCGTGGTCGCCATCGTATGGTTGTGCTTCTGGGTGATGCGCGTAGTCGTCTCGCACGCACGCGCATGGGCCGGTGCATCGCGCAGCGGCCTCGTGGCGTGGGCGCGCGATCATGAAGCGCCGTATGGAAAGCTGGTCTATCGGATCGTCGATCCCGAGCGCGCGGCTATCGGCCTGCTGGTCGGCATTTCGGTTTTCGTGCTGGTGTGCGCGGGGATTTTCTTTGGCGTCATGCAGGACGTCGTATCGGGCGATCCGCTCGTTCAGGTCGACATGTCCTTCTATCGCTTTCTGCAATCCGCGCAGGCGCCGTGGATCAGCGAAGCGCTCGCGCGTGCCTCGACGCTCGGCAGCATCCCGACGCTCGCGGCGCTGGTCATTGCGTCGACCATCATGATCGCCTTCGAGAAACGCTGGCGCATGCTTATTTATTGGCTCATCGCAGTGATCTTCTCGCAGGTGCTGATCTTCGCGATCCAGGTCATCGTGCCGCACGCGCCGCCCGCCGCCGCGCTGTCCGATCTCTATGCATTTCCCAGCAATCACGTCGCCGCGAGCGTCACGGTCTACGGCTTTCTAGCGTTCGTCGTGGCGCGCCGCGTCAACATGCTGACGGGCATCGCCGTCACGGCCCTCGCGAGCCTGATCGTGATCGCCATTGCGTTCGCGGGCCTGTATTCCGGGCGCTTCGCGTTCTCCGATGCCGTGGGCGGCGCAGCATTCGCGGCCGTCTGGGTCGCTGTCGTGGCACTGACGGCCGTATGGCGGCACCCGGAAGCGCCGCCTTCGCGCGAATACATGCCTGCCGTTCTGCTGGTCGTGCTATGCGCGAGCGTCGGGCTGCAGATCGCCGTGGGACATCAGCCGGACGCGGAGCCGCAGGTGCGCCAGCGGCCGCCCGTAGTGGTCACGCAGGCGCAATGGACGGACTCGCTGTGGAAGCAGTTTCCGTGTTACCGCTCCGACATGAAGGGCGACCGGCGCGAGCCGATCACCGTGCAATGGACGGCTGACCGGCAGCAGATCGTCGCGCAATTGAGCAGCAGAGGTTGGCTCGAAGGCACGCGCTTCAATGTGCGCAGCCTGTTTTCGCTGGTGTCGCCCGACGTGCCCGTGATGGATCTGCCCGTGCTGCCCAAGCTCAACGACGGCGAGCCGTCGACACTCGTTTTCAGCCGTCAGCGCACCCGCACCGACGAACGCGACGTATTGCGTTTCTGGCGCACGGGCTATGCCGTTGCGCGCCGCAACGGCGCGGCGCCCACGCCGATCTGGCTTGGTTCGCTGGTGCATGAGCGTCTGCTGCGCCCATCGTGGCCCTTCAATGTGCTGCGCACCGACAGACAACTCGATCCGCTGATTTCCCCGAAATCGGTGAATGGCGAATGGCGAGAACTTGAACTGTCGAGCAGCATGGGATGTACCGACATTCCCGTCACGCTCATCGCATCCATAGAACGCTAA